In the Corvus cornix cornix isolate S_Up_H32 chromosome 20, ASM73873v5, whole genome shotgun sequence genome, one interval contains:
- the GGT7 gene encoding glutathione hydrolase 7 isoform X2: protein MFQGLWFADPDSFLKSARLQRLPSSSSEMGSQDVSPLQETSKDPFSGDCSCRQDGLTVIITACLTFATGVTVALIMQIYFGDPQLFHRGAVVTDAARCTALGTEVLARRGSSVDAAIASALCAGIVNPHTSGLGGGGVMLVHDIRKNRSWVIDFREVAPLGIPLEEDLLQDTKPGLLVGVPGMIQGMHQAHQLHGRLPWSELLGLTAGVAQNGFNVTHDLAKALSELKDLNYSDRFHELFLPDGQPLLPGMFVRRPDLAAVLQLLGAEGVSAFYSGNLTQEMISEVHNYGGVLVEEDFSNYSVTVEDPVHTIYRGHLVFTPPLPHAGPALIAALNILEGFNITGQGSRGNILHWMAETLKIALSLASNLGDPSGDVSVTHTAEGMVSKSEANSLRQLINDSQSFPSDLRVPQLPLGSGTAASQVLVMGPDDFIVAVVSSLNRPFGSGIITPSGILLNSQMLDFSWQNKTMNHSIPRLQNLLQPRKRPRSFLLPTIVRPSEGMCGTYLCLGAGNGDRALSSIVQVLVNVLTFNKNLSESLSLGRLHPQLQSNTLQVDSEFPEEDIEFLMARGYQVDKVPVVSLVHGARRTNSFIIGLKDPRSADAAGATIL, encoded by the exons ATGTTCCAAGGCCTCTGGTTTGCAG ACCCAGACTCCTTCCTGAAGTCTGCGCGCCTGCAGCGCCTGCCCTCTTCCTCCTCGGAGATGGGAAGCCAGGACGTGTCCCCTCTGCAGGAGACCAGCAAGGACCCCTTCTCCGGAGACTGCAGCTGCCGGCAGGACGGGCTGACTGTCATCATCACCGCCTGCCTGACCTTTGCCACGGGCGTCACCGTGGCCCTCATCATGCAGATCTATTTTGGGGACCCTCAG CTGTTCCACCGCGGCGCCGTGGTGACGGACGCCGCGCGCTGCACCGCGCTGGGCACCGAGGTTCTGGCCAGGCGCGGCTCCTCGGTGGATGCGGCCATCGCCTCAGCCCTCTGCGCCGGCATCGTCAACCCCCACACCTCGGGGCTGGGAGG GGGCGGGGTGATGCTGGTCCACGACATCCGCAAGAACAGGAGCTGGGTGATCGACTTCCGTGAGGTGGCTCCCCTGGGCATCCCACTGGAAGAGGACCTGCTGCAGGACACCAAG CCAGGTCTGCTCGTGGGGGTGCCAGGCATGATCCAAGGAATGCACCAGGCACACCAGTTACATGGCAG ACTCCCATGGTCAGAGCTGCTGGGCCTCACGGCCGGTGTCGCCCAGAACGGCTTTAATGTCACACACGACCTGG CCAAAGCCCTGAGTGAGCTGAAGGACCTGAACTACTCTGACCGATTCCATGAGCTCTTCCTGCCCGatgggcagcccctgctgcctGGAATGTTCGTCCGGCGGCCGGACCTCGCGGccgtgctgcagctgctgggggcagAAGGGGTGTCAGCCTTCTACAGCGGAAACCTGACCCAGGAGATGATCTCCGAG GTCCACAACTACGGAGGAGTCTTGGTGGAGGAAGATTTCAGCAATTACAGTGTCACTGTGGAGGATCCTGTGCACACAATCTATCGAG GTCACCTTGTTTTCACTCCCCCACTTCCACATGCAGGTCCTGCCCTGATCGCAGCACTGAACATCCTTGAGGGCTTTAACATCACAGGTCAAGGATCCAGAGGGAATATCTTGCACTGGATGGCAGAG ACATTAAAAATAGCCCTGAGTTTGGCGAGCAACCTTGGAGATCCATCTGGTGACGTGTCTGTCACTCACACAGCAGAAGGCATGGTGAG TAAATCAGAAGCCAATTCCCTGCGCCAGCTGATCAATGACTCCCAGTCCTTCCCGTCCGATCTCCGCGTGCCTCAGCTCCCCCTGGGGAGCGGGACCGCCGCCAGCCAGGTCCTCGTCATGGGCCCCGACGACTTCATCGTCGCCGTGGTGAG ttctttgaATCGTCCCTTTGGCAGTGGAATAATAACACCATCTGGAATCCTCCTGAACAGCCAGATGTTGGACTTCTCctggcaaaataaaacaatgaacCACTCCATTCCCAGGCTG CAAAACCTCCTTCAGCCTCGGAAGCGGCCACGgtccttcctgctgcccaccaTCGTGAGGCCCTCCGAGGGGATGTGTGGGACCTACCTGTGTCTGGGGGCCGGCAACGGGGACAGAGCCCTGAGCAGCATCGTCCAG GTTTTGGTAAATGTTTTAACATTTAACAAGAATCTGAGTGAAAGTTTGTCCCTTGGTCGACTTCACCCCCAGCTTCAGTCCAACACCTTGCAGGTTGACA GTGAGTTTCCTGAGGAAGATATTGAATTTCTCATGGCCAGGGGCTATCAGGTGGATAAAGTCCCAGTGGTGTCCCTGGTGCACGGGGCCAGGAGAACCAACAGTTTCATCATTGGCCTGAAGGACCCCAGGAGtgcagatgctgctggagcCACGATCTTGTAG
- the RAB5IF gene encoding respirasome Complex Assembly Factor 1 → MSGGRRRDEPPHPQHHAVANGGAAGRGSVWGKALRSDSAWHDKDEFLDVIYWFRQIIAVILGIIWGVVPLKGFVGIAVFCLINAGVLYLYFSSFQQIDEEEYGGTWELTKEGFMTSFALFLVVWIIFYTAIHYD, encoded by the exons ATGAGCGGCGGGCGGCGCCGGGACGAGCCGCCGCACCCGCAGCACCACGCGGTGGCCAacggcggcgcggccgggcgCGGCTCCGTGTGGGGCAAAGCGCTGCGTAGCGACTCCGCCTGGCACGACAAG GACGAGTTTTTAGATGTGATCTACTGGTTCCGGCAGATCATTGCGGTTATTTTGGGAATCATCTGGGGAGTAGTTCCACTGAAGGGATTCGTGGGAATAGCAGT ATTCTGCCTGATCAATGCTGGTGTTCTGTACCTCTActtcagcagcttccagcagatAGATGAGGAGGAGTATGGTGGGACGTGGGAGCTGACGAAGGAGGGATTCATGACATCTTTTGCACTGTTTCTG GTTGTTTGGATAATCTTCTATACTGCCATCCACTATGATTGA
- the GGT7 gene encoding glutathione hydrolase 7 isoform X1, with protein MAVPAAAEAVPGRQRALAAGSPVDYMSITSFPRLPEEEPSGAAESGLRARKEEDAFLGEQDTDPDSFLKSARLQRLPSSSSEMGSQDVSPLQETSKDPFSGDCSCRQDGLTVIITACLTFATGVTVALIMQIYFGDPQLFHRGAVVTDAARCTALGTEVLARRGSSVDAAIASALCAGIVNPHTSGLGGGGVMLVHDIRKNRSWVIDFREVAPLGIPLEEDLLQDTKPGLLVGVPGMIQGMHQAHQLHGRLPWSELLGLTAGVAQNGFNVTHDLAKALSELKDLNYSDRFHELFLPDGQPLLPGMFVRRPDLAAVLQLLGAEGVSAFYSGNLTQEMISEVHNYGGVLVEEDFSNYSVTVEDPVHTIYRGHLVFTPPLPHAGPALIAALNILEGFNITGQGSRGNILHWMAETLKIALSLASNLGDPSGDVSVTHTAEGMVSKSEANSLRQLINDSQSFPSDLRVPQLPLGSGTAASQVLVMGPDDFIVAVVSSLNRPFGSGIITPSGILLNSQMLDFSWQNKTMNHSIPRLQNLLQPRKRPRSFLLPTIVRPSEGMCGTYLCLGAGNGDRALSSIVQVLVNVLTFNKNLSESLSLGRLHPQLQSNTLQVDSEFPEEDIEFLMARGYQVDKVPVVSLVHGARRTNSFIIGLKDPRSADAAGATIL; from the exons ATGGCGGTGCCCGCGGCGGCGGAGGCGGTGCCGGGCCGGCAGCGGGCCCTGGCCGCCGGCTCGCCCGTGGACTACATGAGCATCACCAGCTTCCCGCGGCTGCCCGAGGAGGAGCCGAGCGGCGCGGCCGAGAGCGGCCTCCGCGCCCGCAAGGAGGAGGACGCGTTCCTGGGCGAGCAGGACACGG ACCCAGACTCCTTCCTGAAGTCTGCGCGCCTGCAGCGCCTGCCCTCTTCCTCCTCGGAGATGGGAAGCCAGGACGTGTCCCCTCTGCAGGAGACCAGCAAGGACCCCTTCTCCGGAGACTGCAGCTGCCGGCAGGACGGGCTGACTGTCATCATCACCGCCTGCCTGACCTTTGCCACGGGCGTCACCGTGGCCCTCATCATGCAGATCTATTTTGGGGACCCTCAG CTGTTCCACCGCGGCGCCGTGGTGACGGACGCCGCGCGCTGCACCGCGCTGGGCACCGAGGTTCTGGCCAGGCGCGGCTCCTCGGTGGATGCGGCCATCGCCTCAGCCCTCTGCGCCGGCATCGTCAACCCCCACACCTCGGGGCTGGGAGG GGGCGGGGTGATGCTGGTCCACGACATCCGCAAGAACAGGAGCTGGGTGATCGACTTCCGTGAGGTGGCTCCCCTGGGCATCCCACTGGAAGAGGACCTGCTGCAGGACACCAAG CCAGGTCTGCTCGTGGGGGTGCCAGGCATGATCCAAGGAATGCACCAGGCACACCAGTTACATGGCAG ACTCCCATGGTCAGAGCTGCTGGGCCTCACGGCCGGTGTCGCCCAGAACGGCTTTAATGTCACACACGACCTGG CCAAAGCCCTGAGTGAGCTGAAGGACCTGAACTACTCTGACCGATTCCATGAGCTCTTCCTGCCCGatgggcagcccctgctgcctGGAATGTTCGTCCGGCGGCCGGACCTCGCGGccgtgctgcagctgctgggggcagAAGGGGTGTCAGCCTTCTACAGCGGAAACCTGACCCAGGAGATGATCTCCGAG GTCCACAACTACGGAGGAGTCTTGGTGGAGGAAGATTTCAGCAATTACAGTGTCACTGTGGAGGATCCTGTGCACACAATCTATCGAG GTCACCTTGTTTTCACTCCCCCACTTCCACATGCAGGTCCTGCCCTGATCGCAGCACTGAACATCCTTGAGGGCTTTAACATCACAGGTCAAGGATCCAGAGGGAATATCTTGCACTGGATGGCAGAG ACATTAAAAATAGCCCTGAGTTTGGCGAGCAACCTTGGAGATCCATCTGGTGACGTGTCTGTCACTCACACAGCAGAAGGCATGGTGAG TAAATCAGAAGCCAATTCCCTGCGCCAGCTGATCAATGACTCCCAGTCCTTCCCGTCCGATCTCCGCGTGCCTCAGCTCCCCCTGGGGAGCGGGACCGCCGCCAGCCAGGTCCTCGTCATGGGCCCCGACGACTTCATCGTCGCCGTGGTGAG ttctttgaATCGTCCCTTTGGCAGTGGAATAATAACACCATCTGGAATCCTCCTGAACAGCCAGATGTTGGACTTCTCctggcaaaataaaacaatgaacCACTCCATTCCCAGGCTG CAAAACCTCCTTCAGCCTCGGAAGCGGCCACGgtccttcctgctgcccaccaTCGTGAGGCCCTCCGAGGGGATGTGTGGGACCTACCTGTGTCTGGGGGCCGGCAACGGGGACAGAGCCCTGAGCAGCATCGTCCAG GTTTTGGTAAATGTTTTAACATTTAACAAGAATCTGAGTGAAAGTTTGTCCCTTGGTCGACTTCACCCCCAGCTTCAGTCCAACACCTTGCAGGTTGACA GTGAGTTTCCTGAGGAAGATATTGAATTTCTCATGGCCAGGGGCTATCAGGTGGATAAAGTCCCAGTGGTGTCCCTGGTGCACGGGGCCAGGAGAACCAACAGTTTCATCATTGGCCTGAAGGACCCCAGGAGtgcagatgctgctggagcCACGATCTTGTAG